A single Ignavibacteriales bacterium DNA region contains:
- a CDS encoding fumarate reductase/succinate dehydrogenase flavoprotein subunit: MELNSKIPAGKLADKWTDYKAHIKLINPANRRKYEVIVVGTGLAGGSAAASLAEMGYKVKAFCFQDSPRRAHSIAAQGGINAAKNYQNDGDSIYRLFYDTIKGGDYRAREGNVYRLAELSVNIIDQCVAQGVPFAREYSGYLDNRSFGGAQVSRTFYSRGQTGQQLLLGAYSSMAKQMGLGNIQMYSRYEMLDLVIINGKARGIIARNMVTGAIERFLADAVLLSTGGYGNVYYLSTNAKGSNVTAAWRAHKRGALFGNPCYVQIHPTCIPVSGDHQSKLTLMSESLRNDGRVWVPKNPGDTRAPQSIPEDERDYFLERKYPSFGNLVPRDVASRNAKAVCDEGRGVGSSKLAVYLDFADSIKRLGKDKIAEKYGNLFDMYKQITAENPYEMPMRIYPAVHYTMGGLWVDYNLMSNINGLFVLGEANFSDHGANRLGASALMQGLADGYFVIPYTLGAYLAEGGFDKVTTDHDEFKRVESEVRGRIDKLISIKGEHSVDHYHKKLGKVMWDYVGMSRNADGLKFAVEEIKKIRDEFWQNVRVTGDAAELNQSLEKAGRVADFLELGELMAQDALHRNESCGGHFREEYQTEEGEALRDDDNYAYVAAWEYKGENNGYQMHKEPLVFEEVSPSKRSYK, from the coding sequence ATGGAACTGAACTCAAAAATTCCTGCGGGTAAACTTGCTGATAAATGGACCGATTATAAGGCACATATTAAACTTATCAATCCGGCTAACAGAAGAAAATATGAAGTAATTGTCGTAGGCACCGGACTTGCGGGCGGATCAGCCGCTGCATCTCTTGCGGAGATGGGCTATAAGGTAAAGGCATTCTGTTTTCAGGACAGCCCCCGCCGTGCGCACAGCATTGCCGCGCAGGGCGGCATAAATGCCGCAAAAAATTACCAGAACGACGGTGACAGTATATACCGTCTGTTTTATGATACCATAAAAGGAGGCGACTACCGTGCCCGTGAAGGGAACGTTTACCGTCTTGCTGAATTGAGCGTAAATATCATTGACCAGTGCGTGGCTCAGGGTGTCCCCTTTGCCCGCGAGTACAGCGGCTACCTTGATAACCGTTCATTTGGCGGCGCTCAGGTTTCCCGGACCTTTTATTCACGCGGCCAGACCGGGCAGCAGCTTCTGCTTGGTGCTTATAGCTCCATGGCTAAACAGATGGGGCTTGGCAATATTCAGATGTACAGCCGCTATGAGATGCTTGACCTGGTTATCATCAACGGAAAAGCCCGCGGTATCATTGCAAGAAATATGGTAACAGGCGCTATTGAGCGGTTCCTGGCTGATGCGGTTCTTCTTTCAACCGGCGGATATGGAAACGTTTATTATCTCTCTACCAATGCAAAAGGTTCAAACGTAACCGCTGCGTGGCGTGCACATAAGCGCGGTGCTTTGTTCGGAAACCCCTGTTATGTGCAGATTCATCCGACCTGCATACCGGTATCGGGTGATCATCAGTCCAAATTAACTCTGATGTCCGAATCGCTTCGTAATGACGGCAGAGTCTGGGTTCCGAAGAATCCGGGTGATACCCGTGCCCCGCAGAGCATTCCTGAAGATGAGCGTGATTATTTCCTTGAGAGGAAATACCCCTCATTCGGAAACCTTGTCCCCCGCGATGTTGCTTCACGCAATGCAAAAGCTGTCTGCGATGAAGGCAGAGGAGTGGGTTCCAGTAAACTTGCAGTATATCTGGACTTTGCTGATTCAATCAAACGGCTCGGAAAAGATAAAATTGCCGAAAAATACGGCAACTTATTTGATATGTATAAGCAGATCACGGCAGAGAATCCTTACGAAATGCCGATGCGTATATATCCGGCAGTTCACTATACCATGGGCGGCCTCTGGGTTGACTATAACCTGATGAGCAACATTAACGGACTCTTCGTCCTGGGTGAGGCAAATTTCTCTGATCATGGTGCTAACCGCCTCGGCGCGAGTGCGCTGATGCAGGGTCTTGCAGACGGTTATTTTGTTATTCCGTATACCCTTGGTGCATATCTCGCTGAAGGCGGGTTCGACAAAGTTACAACCGATCATGATGAATTTAAGCGCGTAGAAAGTGAAGTACGCGGACGCATTGATAAACTGATTTCAATAAAAGGTGAGCACTCCGTTGACCATTACCACAAGAAGCTTGGCAAAGTGATGTGGGATTATGTCGGGATGAGCCGCAATGCTGACGGGCTGAAGTTCGCGGTTGAAGAGATCAAAAAAATCCGTGATGAATTCTGGCAAAATGTGCGTGTTACCGGTGATGCTGCCGAGCTTAATCAGTCCCTTGAAAAGGCCGGCCGTGTGGCAGACTTCCTTGAACTTGGCGAACTGATGGCTCAGGATGCGCTGCACAGGAATGAATCCTGCGGCGGTCACTTCCGTGAGGAATATCAGACCGAAGAAGGTGAAGCTCTGCGTGATGACGATAACTATGCTTACGTAGCTGCCTGGGAATATAAAGGCGAAAACAACGGTTATCAGATGCATAAAGAACCTCTGGTATTCGAAGAAGTATCACCAAGCAAACGCAGTTATAAATAA
- a CDS encoding succinate dehydrogenase cytochrome b subunit — MGWLSQTFTSSVGKKLVMAITGLFLISFLIVHLSGNFLLLKNDNGAAFLQYSEFMKTNPVILIMEVVLFLGFIFHAFNGFRLALENKRARPVDYAVNRPSENSSFFSRTMVWTGSIVFIFLVIHLKSFFVDHKVTAWMGATHEETLYQAVVSAFQNPVYTWFYVVAMVLLGFHLNHGFQSAFQTLGLNHKKFTPLIQKLGLFYAIVVPLLFAYVPLYFLYIYKSTGGN; from the coding sequence ATGGGTTGGTTATCTCAAACCTTTACCTCGTCTGTCGGCAAGAAACTGGTAATGGCTATTACCGGACTCTTTCTGATCTCATTCCTGATTGTTCACCTTTCGGGAAATTTCCTCCTGCTAAAAAATGACAACGGCGCTGCCTTCCTCCAATACTCAGAGTTCATGAAAACAAACCCGGTTATTCTGATCATGGAAGTGGTGCTGTTCCTTGGTTTTATTTTTCATGCCTTTAACGGATTCCGCCTCGCACTGGAAAACAAAAGAGCCCGCCCGGTTGATTACGCGGTAAACCGCCCTTCGGAAAACAGCTCGTTTTTTTCCCGCACTATGGTCTGGACCGGAAGCATCGTCTTTATCTTTCTTGTGATCCACCTGAAAAGCTTTTTTGTTGACCATAAGGTAACTGCCTGGATGGGCGCAACTCACGAAGAAACCCTCTATCAGGCGGTCGTAAGCGCGTTTCAGAATCCGGTATATACCTGGTTTTACGTTGTTGCCATGGTGCTGCTGGGTTTTCATCTGAATCACGGTTTTCAGAGTGCGTTTCAGACGCTCGGGCTGAACCATAAAAAATTCACGCCCCTGATACAGAAACTCGGGCTTTTTTACGCGATAGTGGTGCCTCTGCTCTTTGCGTATGTGCCGCTCTACTTTTTATATATATACAAATCCACAGGAGGAAACTGA
- a CDS encoding potassium/proton antiporter, producing the protein MQISSENILLLGSLLLLLTIVASKTSSRLGIPALIVFLGIGMLAGSDGPGGIYFDDPKLAQFIGIISLCFILFSGGFETKWESIKPVFWRGIALSTIGVFVTALTVGALLHVIVGLEFIYALLLGSIISSTDAAAVFSILRTKDMGLDHQTRSTLEFESGSNDPMAYILMLACINIITAGELNMGEQIFFLIKQMAIGGIFGYALGKAGVIVINKINLTYEGLYSVLLTAMLLFVFSVTDLLGGNGFLAVYLFGVILANSSLIHKKSLVKFFDGVAWMMQSVMFLTLGLLVYPSELLPVLGTGFLVAAILIFVARPAGVMLSLLLTRLKFREKVFLSWVGLRGAVPIVFATYPFIYGVENADLIFNVVFFISVASVVVQGTTLPFVAGKLKLLVEEHERKLTPLESELSESIKSELMEFFVPHGSAISGMRIVDLHFPRNAHIAMINREEKFITPSGGTVLQEGDILIIMAEEKEALRTVSELLSRPAITPNREPERDASGEDQKPPKGE; encoded by the coding sequence ATGCAAATATCTTCTGAAAACATCCTTCTGCTCGGGTCGCTGCTTCTGCTTCTGACGATTGTTGCAAGCAAGACCTCTTCCCGGCTTGGCATTCCGGCGCTGATTGTCTTTCTTGGCATTGGCATGCTCGCCGGTTCGGATGGTCCCGGCGGCATCTATTTTGATGACCCCAAACTGGCCCAGTTTATCGGGATTATTTCTCTCTGTTTCATCCTTTTTTCAGGCGGATTTGAAACTAAATGGGAGAGCATTAAACCGGTGTTCTGGCGGGGGATTGCACTTTCAACTATAGGGGTTTTTGTTACCGCACTCACCGTTGGAGCCCTGCTTCATGTAATCGTCGGGCTTGAATTTATTTATGCACTCCTTCTCGGTTCCATTATATCCTCAACCGATGCTGCGGCCGTATTTTCCATTCTCCGGACAAAGGATATGGGACTGGATCATCAGACCCGCTCCACCCTGGAGTTTGAAAGCGGAAGTAATGACCCGATGGCTTATATCCTGATGCTGGCATGTATAAATATTATTACAGCCGGTGAACTGAATATGGGAGAGCAGATTTTCTTTCTGATTAAACAGATGGCCATAGGCGGAATTTTTGGCTACGCTTTGGGCAAAGCAGGGGTGATAGTCATCAATAAAATAAATCTCACGTACGAAGGTCTTTACTCTGTTCTGCTGACTGCGATGCTGCTCTTTGTTTTCTCCGTGACTGATCTTCTTGGCGGAAACGGATTTCTGGCGGTTTATCTATTTGGCGTAATTCTGGCGAACAGCAGTCTGATTCATAAGAAAAGTCTTGTCAAGTTTTTTGACGGTGTTGCCTGGATGATGCAAAGCGTCATGTTCCTCACCCTCGGGCTGCTGGTTTATCCTTCAGAATTGCTTCCGGTGCTTGGAACGGGATTCCTCGTCGCGGCAATTCTGATTTTTGTTGCACGTCCGGCCGGGGTCATGTTAAGTTTGCTGCTGACCCGGCTTAAATTCAGGGAAAAAGTGTTTTTATCCTGGGTCGGACTCCGCGGTGCGGTTCCTATAGTTTTTGCCACCTATCCCTTTATATACGGGGTTGAAAATGCAGATCTGATATTTAACGTGGTCTTTTTTATCTCAGTTGCCTCGGTAGTGGTTCAGGGGACTACTCTTCCGTTTGTTGCCGGCAAACTGAAACTGCTGGTTGAGGAACATGAGCGGAAACTGACTCCGCTTGAATCAGAACTGAGCGAAAGTATCAAAAGTGAACTGATGGAGTTTTTTGTTCCTCACGGCAGTGCCATTTCCGGGATGAGGATCGTTGATCTTCATTTCCCCCGGAATGCCCACATTGCAATGATTAACCGGGAGGAGAAGTTCATAACCCCTTCCGGCGGGACGGTGCTGCAGGAGGGGGATATCCTGATTATTATGGCGGAGGAGAAGGAAGCACTCCGTACGGTAAGCGAATTACTGAGCCGGCCGGCGATAACGCCGAATCGGGAACCTGAAAGGGATGCCTCAGGGGAGGATCAGAAGCCGCCGAAAGGTGAGTAA